The segment TATCTTAGCGTACCTCGGCGCCTTCTCACCCAGGAAGTTGGATATCTTCACCAGCTTCCTCTTCTCATCAACCTCGACCTTCATCGGGAAGTGAGCGTAAACTATGACCATCTCCCTGCTGAACCCCTCCGTGACCCCTCTCATCATGTTCCTTAGGTGAGCAGCCACCGTGCCGAGGTAGGCCCTGTTGAACTTCCTCCTCCCGAAGGTCCTCACCCTCACCCTGCCGTCCTCGACGGAGAGCTCCACCATCTCACCGTTGAACTCCCTCTCCAGAACCCCCTTGGGGCCCTCAACCCTCACCCTGCTTCCTGATACAGAGACCCTAACGTTTTCAGGTATGGGAACGCTCAGCTCGATCGCCGAGGTAACTAGCTTAGGGTACCTTCCCATCTCGACCACCTCAGTAGCAGTAGGCTATGAGAACCCCCCCTATTCCCCTCCTCTTCGCCTCCCTGTGGGTCATCACTCCCTGGTTCGTCGAGACCACTATGACGCCGACGTTCTCAGCCGGCAGGTACATCCTCTCCCACCTCATGAACTCGTTGGCCTTGACGGGAAACCTCGGCTTTATCGCCCCCGCCTTGTTTATCCTGCCGTTTAGCCTGACCACG is part of the Candidatus Korarchaeota archaeon NZ13-K genome and harbors:
- a CDS encoding 50S ribosomal protein L6, with the protein product MGRYPKLVTSAIELSVPIPENVRVSVSGSRVRVEGPKGVLEREFNGEMVELSVEDGRVRVRTFGRRKFNRAYLGTVAAHLRNMMRGVTEGFSREMVIVYAHFPMKVEVDEKRKLVKISNFLGEKAPRYAKIVGDTKVRVEGDRIYIEGISKEDVGQTAANIRLATKIKRKDPRVFMDGIYVVR
- the rpsH gene encoding 30S ribosomal protein S8, which translates into the protein VVRLNGRINKAGAIKPRFPVKANEFMRWERMYLPAENVGVIVVSTNQGVMTHREAKRRGIGGVLIAYCY